The following is a genomic window from Miscanthus floridulus cultivar M001 chromosome 14, ASM1932011v1, whole genome shotgun sequence.
ttgcCCGGGTGTCCAGGTATTATCAGCGTCAAGAGCACGTTCTTAGGTTCAAACATGacgccgggggggagattgagggggatcacaaACACGGGCCAgcaagtgtacggggccgccatcattccaaacgggttgaacccatctgttgccagcgctacgcgtacattccgagcctccatAGCCTTGACAGGATTCATGTTATCGAAGTGCTTCCATGCATCACCGTCCgccgggtgtaccatcttgtcaagatggtatcttttgccattcttatgccacgtcatctgtttcgcaGACTCCTCCGTCATATACAGCCGTTGCAgcctcggtaggaaaggaaggtgccgtacGACCTTCTCGGGGACCTTAGACTGTTTCATGCTGCCATTAGAGCCTTCTACCAACACGAACCTAGAGGCATCGCACTTCGGACAGGTTTTTGCTTCCTCGAGGTCTCCCCTGaacaggacgcaccccttcggacaagcatggatcccctcatacggcatcttaagtgcacgaaggagcttCTGTGTAGCGTAGGTGTTCGTCGGCAGGACATGATCTGTCGGAAGCAGTCCCCCAACAATGCTCAACACGAGATCGAAGCCGTCTCGACTAATGCCCAGCTGCAACTTCAACCCTATCAGGCGTGAGACGGCATCCAGTtgcgtaagctttgtcttctcgtgaaggggcttctgtgccgactccatcatgtcaTAGAAGGCCTTCGCGGTTTCCTCTGGATCTTCCTCCACATCCATTCCTTCGCCAAACCGTGCTTCGTGGAAGTCTGCCATCATGTCTGCCATCCCGGCATCGCCATCATACTCCTCGAGGACGGGTCGCACCACCTCGTCCCTAATAGGATGGTATTCACCATGGTGGCGCCAACAGGTATAGTTTGGAACGAACCCGTGCTTGAACAGATCTCTCAACACCTGAGcctttactttcttcttcttgttcctgcattcgctgcagggacacggcattcgaatcgaccctttagcagctaggccaaatgcatgctccaggaacTCAGTCGTCCCCCTGATCCATTCATGGCTCTTACTTGCGAAgcccgagtacatccactcacggtcacccATGCTCTGTCATGCGgcaatgttaacatgtgataaaaCTAGCAAGTGCATCTACAACGcgctcctaccatctaataggtgaaggataggtcctaatcccacccgagcatgcgcagacgaggttagcttccatgctccgctcccgtccgagacggaatttcggcagcacctccccgttgttctcccgatacacgtcccggcggggagagtgtgtatccagagaacaatggGGAGGTCCTGCCGAAACTCTGACTCGGACGGGAGCAGAACATGGGAGCTAACCTCGTCTACGCATCCTTGGGCTGtccaaataacgtggacaatccgaaacggaTATGGTTATACATATGCGAAGAACGCATACTTCCAACCGTATccgtttcggacgggagacgcctaactgggtaacGTGACCTACGACTACATGTGGCGGAAAGAGGGGTCATACCACAGGTGCCAGTGAagaaaggctagcggggcagtgccaAGTCATGCTCCTCCGGCTAGCCTCCAATGGGAGCCCtcctgaaaaagaaaaacaattagtgagaacgaaaaatttcggcagcacctcccctgtacgggaagGTTACCAAACCTGTAAGAaaagacggcacgatggccgacaaacacatatacatgtcaggcacgatggccgacaaccacaaatgtatttccaatccatgcagaagaatataagcAGGTATTAACAAagtaaactactactactagtagtactactacctcgtcgtcacggacggcgtcaccggcgcgtggagcagaggcatgcgcgaggacggcgaggcgaggcgaggacggCGTGGTGAGGCGAGGACGGCGAGGCGAGGACGGCACAGCGAGGACGGCGACGCAGGGCCAGCGGACGGCGAACGACGCGCGGACGGCGGACGGAGCGGGGCACGCCGGATCGGGGCGGGGCAGCGACGGCGCCGGGGCGGGTCGTGCGAGGCCGCGGCCGCTGCAGGGCCGACGCCGGGCTGCACGTGGCGGCGCGCCTGGCCGGGGCCGGATCGGGCGGGCCGCGCCGGTGAGGGCTGTTGGGGGGGGCCGACGCCGGAGGGCCCAGCGCGGGGGGGCCACGCTCGGGGGGGGACGCGCCGCGGGGTGGGCCAGCGCGGGGGGGGGGGAGCGCTGGATGGGAGGGGTGCTCCGCCTCGGGATGGCCGTCGCCGGTAGGACTAGCGCGGGGTGGCGCCATGAGGGCCTCGCCGCGCGGGGAGGGCGCCGCGCCGCCTGGGAGGGGGCGCGCGCGGCCGCCGGGGAGGGGCCGCGCGGCCGCCGGGGAGGGCGCGCGCggccgggggaggaggaggaggggatccGCCGGcgtgggagagagggagggaaggggcacgggggagggggagggcgcgGGGGGGGAGGGatgcgccggcggccggccgggcgacggcgtcgacggcgggggcggcctgggtggcggcggcgggcgagcggGTTATTTGGGGCAGGCGGGCGGGATTTTGGGGAGGGGGGAGGGCGGGCCGAGCGGATAAGGCgacgtttttcttttttctttttattttttcccctttgccgactgccagcatgtgacgcagtcggcaaaggtctattttttttttcaaaaaattattttttttaattttttttaaaaatactttaccgactgctctgctccctggcagtcggcaaaggttattttgatttttttctcagaaattctttgccgactgacatcctccctggcagtcggcaaaggctctttgccaactgccactgatggcagtcggcaaagaattaatttttttttcgatttttgatcccagtttttttgtgttgccttgctacagtaagtacatgatatattccaaatttggggtcattttgatttattttgctatattccattgattttttctgtttctttgattttttccggcagctccagatttgaactgcaggtacatgaaataatggaatccggcgattcagaaaataatattcatgatgtttggagcatgttgaggccgtgtgcggggcctcgcgtgaaatttcgaccgtgttggtgtcggaacacgccgagccacgcgcgtgaaagtgtttttaaattttataaaatcgaaactgagtccgaaaatgacgaaacttgacgacgtgtcttgtcatcgtatgcggaggctgtggtaaaaatttgagaaagtttcgagcaagtggcgacgtcgggtggctaaaacctggacatctcatcacatgtggagatgtccaggttttagccacccgacgtcgccacttgctcgaaactttctcaaatttttaccacagcctccgcatGTGATGACAAGACATgtcgtcaagtttcgtcattttcggactccgtttcgattttataaaatttaaaaacacttttcacgcgcgtggctcggcgtgttccgacaccaacacggtcgaaatttcacgcgaggccccgcacacggcctcaacatgctccaaacatcatgaatatcattttctgaatggccggattccattatttcatgtacctgcagttcaaatctggagctgtcggaaaaaatcaaagaaacagaaaaaatctacggaatatagcaaaataaatcaaaatgatcccaaacttggaatatatcatgtacttactgtatcaaggcaacacaaaaaactgggatcgaaaataaaaaaaaataaaaattctttgccgactgccagggaggatggcagttggcaaagcctgcgcctttgccgactgctgacggagtggcagtcggcaaaggtgacggtgtggatggcgtcaaccatggcctgcctttgccgactgcaattctttgccaactgcctggcagtcggcaaagtcaggcagtcggcaaatcctgctttgccgactgcaggaaatttcagttggcaaagggacctctttgccgagtgtcgaaaaaaaacagttggcaaagaaaattgcagtcggcaaagagccagttTCCTGTAGTGTTTGGAATCATCGTGCATTAATTAGTGTTTGGTAATTACACGGTGAGTGTTTTGTTTGCCTGATTCCAATCTCATGTGACCCAAATATAGGAAATGAAGAAGGGGCAGAACTGATGCCACCATATGTGCTTTAGTGTGAGTGTTGTAAAAAGTTGCTGCCCTGCAACAAAAATATTTATAACCGTTATGTACGGCTGCAAAGTGCAAATGACGTTTTCAAGAGCGGCAAACTGCCTTGGATGGCTATTATGTTGCTTATAGCTCGATCTGTCGCTGGCCAGGGTGTACAAATGGATCCCATGATCGCCGGCAACCGTGGACTGTGGCCTGGCCCACTGAGGGCCCACTGAGAGGCAGAGACCACTTTTTTTTAGGAACAGGAGGGGCGCGAGCCCCTATTGAAATTTATTAAAATTTAAAGCCAAGCAGTACAAAGGTTCAAGAGACAAAAAAAAAGATACAAAAAAAAGATGAACAAAATTACACCAAGGCTTCTAGTTCTAGCCATTGAACAATTGAGGGAAAATAATTAGCCTTTGCTCGTAGAATAACTAGATCAAACTCCTTGAAAACCGTCTTGCAACGAACTGACGGCGATCCTGGTGGGTGGATGGACATGTTGCAGGTTTCTCTTATGGGCGATCTGTGATGAGCTGGCAACTATCGTGTTGGCTCTGGTCCACGGATCGGTGCGGTGATGACTGGCTACGCATATCTGTTTCCAGCTTATTGCCGCAGCATCAATCGATGGAAGGCGGTCTTTTGCAGACGTCAGCCCAAGCAGAGTTGCTTGCGACATGTCTTGAAGACTGCTGGATGGCGATGTGCAGTGGTGATGGTGGAGCTCCTTGCCGTTGCGTAGGAACAAGGGTGGTGGTCGGTGTCGAGCGGGATGGAGGCGGTCCTTTTGGGCTGGCGCGGTGTTGACATGTCACGCATGCCTGTGACATGGTCGGCATGGCAGTGATCTCCCGCTAGTAGCGACTCCTTGCGTGGTGCTTGGGTGTGATGATTTTGGAGATGGAGGACTTTCAGGCTAATGCCCTGCTCGACTCTGAGTCGTGGCCGGCAATGGTGATGCCTTGGTGCCACAATCCTTGTTGGAGGCATTGTCGTGAGGTCTCTTGTCTCCTAAGGGTTCGCGGCATTTGTGAATGTCGCTTCCCTCCTTGGAGGCATCGCTATTGAGAGCTCCTCCCTCCCTCAAGCTCTTCGCTTGTTCTCTACGGCGTGCTTGGTGGTGTTTGCTCGCCGGTGCTTTGGAGGTTTAGCGGGTTGCATTTGTTGTGGTAGGGGCAAGGTGTTGCGGCACCGtgagtgtttttttttatgtTAATCTCCTTCTCTATTAATATATGCCCGGCGATTTCCTCGCTGGTGGCTTTTCGAAAAAAAAGCTCTGGTGCTGAACCTACTGTGTTAGCTCTTCAGAGTTCAGATTTGAACTTTTCTTGAAACCTGTGAGGCACAAGTCCCTGGACATCTCCTTCGAGGACGTATTGTAACATTCACTGAAGCAAAGCAATTAGGACAACATTGTTTCCAAATTGTCATCGAGCATCAGTGATGTCCAGGTGATGTTGAGGAGAGATGGGGAGACCCAACTGCTGCTTGTAGGGACGGACATGAAAGGGGCGGGGAAAAGCTTGTGACGCAGCAAGCTTATTGCccgacacacacacaaaaaacgaTTAAGAAAATGTATGTGCAGGCATGGCTGGTTCTGCTGTGTATCGAATGCAATGCCAACGGAGATGATGATTGCAGGAGAGGAAGGACTCACGTAGTCACGTTGGCAGTGCATGGGCCAAGAAGCAGGGATGCCCAAGAGGCCAAGAAGCAGGGATGCCTCTTTACGTAAGACCCTTGGATTATTGCTGCAGAGGAGCTcaaagagagagaggagagctaTGGAACAATATTAACTGAAACTTATTTCCACTAAAAGCGATCCAGTCCAATCGTTCCAACTTCCATACACTGTTTTCTTCATCCGCCAATTCCTCTGTTCCTACCTAATCCTAACGTATTTTCCAACCTCTCTCCTTTTTATATTACCACACCGTGAGAAATGAGAATTGGAAGTAAGCCTGCAATTCCCCACATCCAAACACAGCAATGGATGCCTCTTATGAATTAGGATCACCCACCTGTCATCGCCATCCTCTGGTTTAGGAGTGAAGAGCAATTCCAATAAACACTTTATATCCTTCCTAACTAATAGGAACTAAGTTTTTTAGTCAAAAAATGCCCTCcaatatatatagaaaaattactctccaaatgatgatgtAGTGAGTGAGTTTAAAAAAGACTCTTGGAGATACTCTTAGAAGCAGCAGTCCAAGGAGTTTCCTAAGGATGGAACGGCTGTGTAAGAAGCACCGCTCTATTGGCGCAAAAGAAATAAATGGAAGCAGGAGTGGCTGGTTTATTTGTGTAAGAAAGACAAAGtgaaaacaaatgaaaaaaaGATGGTGTCAAATAATTAAAAATGGAGGAATTAGTTGAAACAAATATAATATATTGAAATCGATGGCTCCATGTGGCACAAAACAATGTATAAATTATAAGCTTAGCTACCATCACAATATACCCAGTGCTTTCTCTACATTTCTCTCGCGACTAGCACTACCTGAATTGGTTGAACTTGAACCCatcggttttcttttttttctatttgctTTCAAAATGAACCGGCAAGAGATCTAAGTGAGGCATAACCGGCAATATATATAGAAAGCAACATCTCAAAcaaaaaaaatcttcaaagaAGGAAAAATAAAATTGTATGTGTGTAAAAGCTAAAAAATGCTTGAGAAGGCGGTAAGGTACTTTCTCTCGCTACTAACCCATATGTAATTGTCAAGGTGTTTCCTTGACACCTATATACTCTGAGCAACACAAAACAAATTAAAACTCTAATTTAGTTTCCTCCAACACTTCAGAGTTCCATAGCCCACATGTGTATATACCTACTCAGAAGAGAAACACTTGCTATATACTCTTATCTCTTGTAATATTTTGAATGGCATCCAAGGCATGGGAGTGTATATAACCCCCTTGCAAGCTTGCATCCATTGGTGAAACTCATCCAACAACTGCTTATACATCATTCATCTTTCATGAGTGTGTCGTCCCTGTAAGAACCATGAGTCCCACATGCATCTATGGGTGTTTCGTTTTTTTGTTTGCCATGTGTCTGTGACCTAAAAGAAGTGAAGAAGGAGCTAACCCAATGGCACCATACATGATTTACCGAATCTCGTAAGTTGTTGCCATCCTGAAATGAAAATATGGCGTCAGCTATGGTGCTTGAGCGTCAAGGACCAGAGCTGAACCAATGGTACCAGTATACAACAAAGTTCCTATACACGTAAGAAATGCCAGACAGCAGTGAGCAGCTAACATATGTATCTGCATGCTCATGCAAAATCTACATGCTTCCATGCGATCAGCTACCTAACATATGTATCtaagaacagacctttgatcctcggtcaaaatgagctctagtcccggaattttttgcgcccgggactagaaatacctttagtcccggttagtggctccaaccgggactaaaggtccctgcccaacggctactgcgccagacagaggtggcagggacctttagtcccggttggagccatcaaccgggactaaaggtatacttttactcccggttgatggctccaaccgggagtaaaggtctactcccgggccgtggctgcgcccggggttgaaaagttacctttagtcctggttggagccaccaaccaggactaaaggtccccctttatattccggccgtctccttcctcctcgagcccgagctcagcacattttgaagctcactgcagtagtgttcttgcttcctccctccctccattgttcctccatccattcttcgattcctccgtcgatttctttgatttctccgtcgattcttcagttgtaaaggttaccaatctcatactctcatttttcaccattgtcttatctcattttgttcactatatatatatggttctttattgtggtttttttcatttgtaagcaatttgagcttaaaatcacttcaagcttgcatatttacatgaaagaaggttaaagtagctagttgaacttgcaggccgtgttcatctcggcgaccatgttctctgccgagcggtaacggacgtcaaggaggagctttaattctacgagggagagcggcaacggtcgtggaagaccgtgttcccttccttgtagaatcggagctcttccgtggcaagtacggtgccgtccggtggagaaatgctcgtcgagatgatcacgtaagcaagttcaactagtacggatggttatttattcatatgtcccgatatcgtcgcagtagtctgtcaatcaccgtactttttatttttactttttatgaaataaaaacttagaaaatagttagaaaattatagaaaatccgtactagttgaacttgcggaccgtgttcagctcggcaagcatgttctctgtcgagcggtaacggacatcaaggaggagctttgattctacgagggagagcgacaacggtcatgggagaccgtgttcccttcctcgtagaatcggagctcttccttgaccaattacggtgccgtccggtgaagaaatgctcgccgagatgattacgtaagcaagttcaactagtacggatggttatttattcacatgtcccgatatcgtcgcagtagtctgtcaatcaccgtactttttattttaactttttatgaaataaaaaacttagaaaatagttagaaaattatagaaaatctgtactagttgaactagcggaccatgttcatgtcggcgagcatgttctctgccgaacaGTAAcgaacatcaaggaggagctttgattctacgagagagagcgacaacggtcgtggaagaccgtgttcccttcctcgtagaatcggagctcttccttgaccaagtacggtgccgttcggtggagaaatactcgccgagatgatcacgtaagtaagttcaactagtacggatggttatttattcacatgtcccgatatcgtcacagtagtctgtcaatcaccgtactttttattttaactttttatgaaatgaaaaacttagaaaatagttagaaaattatagaaaatccgtactagttgaactagcggaccgtgttcatttcggcgagcatgttctctgcggagcggtaacggacgtcaaggaggagctttgattttacgagggagagcggcaacggtcgtggaagaccgtgttcccttcctcgtagaattggagctcttacgtggccaagtacggtgccgtccggtggagaaatgctcaccgagatgatcacgtaagtaaggtcaactagtatggatgattatttattcacacgtcccgatatcgtcgcagtagtctgttatgtgtgtacactcccattcttctgttaatttgcggaaatatcatatgaattacttacctgtcgcagtaaaagacgagaacgcaatgaccattaaaaatatcattgtttagagatctagataattttatagtttcttaattttatttgtttataaaaggagaaatttatagtgtattaaaaaatgagtatagagagtagattgCAActacttccgggtcctcggcctctcatgggtttctaaagcgacttaggccgagcctccctctcattccaaagcgacttagctcagaaaggaaggctacaatgaaattggttttgttgatccccatataatattcaaagacccaattactccaaagactaattggaagtctgagtcagagagtaacctcatgaacttcttagtgaaccaacgccacaagaaggatatactctttccctataacttcaagtgagtgttaataatgtcgatcatccttaatggctcatatgttgattctagttaattaatgagtgttatgcgttatatcctataaacacatgcagcaatcactggatattgatggacatcgatctgatgaaaagtcacttgataatctatgactcgatgagaaaaccacaacaagactaccaagatatgatagatattatccagaggtaattttgggatctctagcaactatatatacacacaaacatgatgattaactatatctgatgacgtggcaaattttttattgggcagtgtttggaaaacctttattgagaagcaacacatggaaaaaataTAAAGCGCCActaaatgtaatccctttgaaagtaagtcccctgaatcgcatcatctttattaattaaatatatagctttcaccggatcaccagattggatgacaaatctttttctcgtaaagtggtgtctgaggcaggaacaggggaacaactactgtggttactatgtttgcaagtttatcaaggtggtctcccaaagaactcctacagagagactcaaagtacgttaaaaatacactatatattcatttaattattattattgattgtattactatatctttatatatatatatatgtatatatatattaatttattttcctttaattcaaacctgtagactcgatggttggaggaaaaggtcatacggcaagaccaaattaAAGCAATTCTAGAGTCTATAGccagattttttaatgagcaggtcatcgattccaagtgcgagttctacttcgacccaacactgccatgaaagccaagctagaggatgagaggaaacttgttatatcacaacaactataatgcaatctttttgtaatatatgtacatgaaataatataatgtaaaatacacatatgcatgcatgcatgtaaatatatatatatatatgatgcatgcatgcatatatatatatatatatatatatatatatatatatatatatatatatatatatatatatatatatatatatatatatatatatatatatatatatttctatgtttgaattgtgtgatttaatacgttcattgtgcttgaaccgaaacatactatacgcgcgtataaatgtataattagcagcgtacaatacgacttcgaaaacaaaaaaaaaataaaaagaaaaaaaaacctttagtcctggttcgtattaccaaccgggactaaaggtgccggccatcgtggcatgtcaggaggcatctttagtcccggttggtgttacccaccggaactaaaggtcctcctttagtcccggttcctgacccgggactaaaggaccccctttaatcccggatgcttgctcctggATGAGAAACCGGGATTAGAGGGGAtttcccaccgggagtaaagctcggttctctaccagtgatgcTCTCGCAAAATCTCTGAAACCTGCAGGAGCAGGAGGATGGTCACGTTGCAACACAGAGGAAGAAGGGATCGGATGGGCGAGTCAGCTACGGAAGTTGGGCTGCCGGCCCAGCAATAAGGGAGGGCGCAGTAGTTAGACGGGCTCGGCCTGTTAGGAAAATGAAACGGGCCGGGATGGAAGGAAAAAGAGAGAGGGGTTTTGGACAGAATTTTGGCCCCATGACCTGTCCGAACTCCGAAGGTTTCTTATTGCAAACTACTTTTCAAACTTGTTTGGTAAACCCTTTTTGATTACCGTTGGAACTATATTTTGATGTCTATTTTAAAATAATTCTGAAGGATAAATTAACCTATTTTGGAACTCTTTTTTTAAATTAACTTTTAAACATAAAGTTATTTTTGAGAGATATATGAGTTTAATCTATTTTGAGAATTTAAAAGCTTTTCTAAAACAAACCTtcaaatattttaaaaataaattttCAAAGACCTTTTAGATTTAAGCTTAAACTCATTTTGAGAATAGTTTTAGAAATACAAGTTGAAACTTAGAAATGGAGTAGGAAACCTATTCGTAGCTTAAACCATTCTTATCCAAATTCATTTTTCACACAATAAAAGAAATGCagaggcatgaatgcaacaaaccatTTAAATTAAAATTATAAACAGTTGTAAAAAAttaaacttttcatcatttaaATTGATAAAACTAAAATAAAGCATGATAAACTTTAGAAAATCTTaaaatcatttattttatttagtattTTTTGTTCACATTCCAAAACTGAGATTTTACGGTGTGACATATGCTTTGTAACAATCTTATTGCCAacaaagtgcaaatgacctttgcaAGAGCGTAAACTGCATTGGATAGCTCCTAAGTCCTACTTTTTAGATAACGAAACTGTGGTCCCAGCCTCTACATTGTTTTGGATGTACACAGCCAATTACAACAACCACAAAAGCACTTAGGCTCACAACTCATACATGAGTTGATTACAACATTCGAAAGAACTATATCATCAAAACAAAGAAAGACTAAGCTTCAATCTATTCGAGAACTTCCAACAAAATTTCGCAAACACCTCAATTAATTAGCATGACTACCAAGCGTCAACAGCCCTCCATAAAGTTCATTCTTGTGGCTTGATCTCTATGAAAATTGCGACAACCTTCCTAAGTCCTACTAAGTCAGTAGGACTAGCTAGGCATTTGGACAGGAGTTTGGCAGTATATATCAGAATATATACAAAAACTGGTATTTTTTCCGATGTGTTGAACTGAGTCGTAAGATGGCCGAGCTCTAAAGCAGAGATGAATCGTGATGTCCCACTCCAGTCGGGAGATCGATGTCCATGTTCCCTAGATCTCTGTCATCTCTGTCACCTGCCCAGGTGCTAGTCGCCGGCCAGGGTGTGCAAA
Proteins encoded in this region:
- the LOC136503992 gene encoding glycine-rich protein 23-like — its product is MRASPRGEGAAPPGRGRARPPGRGRAAAGEGARGRGRRRRGSAGVGEREGRGTGEGEGAGGEGCAGGRPGDGVDGGGGLGGGGGRAGYLGQAGGILGRGEGGPSG